One region of Natronobacterium texcoconense genomic DNA includes:
- the moaA gene encoding GTP 3',8-cyclase MoaA: MLTDEFGREVTGVRVSLTDRCNFDCVYCHNEGLGDTRGPMDPQDDEMSADDVVRFLEVAVEFDVDSVKFTGGEPMLRQDLEEIIRRTPDQMEVSLTTNGTFLPGRAEDLVDAGLERVNVSQDALDPEDFAAVTQSGAYEKVLEGVEAALDAGLDPVKLNMVVFEHTAGYVPEMVDHVAENDGLQLQLIEYMPELTGKPEWNIDIQRVHDWLAEQADEIEHREMHDRKRYWIGEGDSSDDPNAGRGMVEIVDPVENPTFCANCHRVRVTHEGYLKGCLNRNDDLRSMGEMTKPEIRETFRETVANRVPYYGEYMIRNGDGEWEINEKYLEESVRV; encoded by the coding sequence ATGCTCACCGACGAGTTCGGGCGCGAGGTGACGGGGGTACGCGTCTCGCTGACGGATCGGTGCAACTTCGATTGCGTCTACTGTCACAACGAGGGGCTGGGAGACACCCGCGGCCCGATGGACCCACAGGACGACGAGATGAGCGCCGACGACGTCGTCCGGTTTCTCGAGGTCGCCGTCGAGTTCGACGTCGATTCGGTGAAGTTCACCGGCGGCGAACCGATGCTCCGACAGGACTTAGAGGAGATCATCCGACGGACGCCAGACCAGATGGAGGTCTCGCTGACGACGAACGGCACCTTCCTCCCCGGTCGCGCCGAGGATCTCGTCGACGCTGGCCTCGAGCGGGTGAACGTCTCCCAGGACGCGCTCGACCCCGAGGACTTCGCTGCGGTCACCCAGAGCGGTGCCTACGAGAAGGTGCTCGAGGGCGTCGAGGCCGCTCTCGACGCTGGCTTAGACCCCGTCAAGCTCAACATGGTCGTCTTCGAGCACACTGCGGGCTACGTCCCCGAGATGGTCGACCACGTCGCGGAAAACGACGGCCTGCAGCTCCAGCTCATCGAGTACATGCCCGAACTCACCGGCAAGCCCGAGTGGAACATCGACATCCAGCGCGTCCACGACTGGCTGGCCGAGCAAGCCGACGAGATCGAACACCGGGAGATGCACGACCGCAAGCGCTACTGGATCGGCGAGGGCGACTCGAGTGACGACCCCAACGCCGGCCGCGGGATGGTCGAGATCGTCGACCCCGTCGAGAACCCCACCTTCTGTGCCAACTGTCACCGCGTTCGGGTAACCCACGAGGGCTATCTCAAGGGCTGTCTCAACCGCAACGACGACCTCCGTTCGATGGGCGAGATGACGAAACCGGAGATCCGCGAGACGTTCCGCGAGACCGTCGCAAACCGGGTCCCCTACTACGGCGAGTACATGATCAGGAACGGGGACGGCGAGTGGGAGATCAACGAGAAGTACCTCGAGGAGTCGGTTCGGGTTTAG
- a CDS encoding AbrB/MazE/SpoVT family DNA-binding domain-containing protein codes for MRVSTDDGRIYLPKSVRKEFGEEFELIDRGDRLVLVPVPDDPLEALREEARKSDKTADELKEGALDEALEEAGQ; via the coding sequence ATGCGAGTCAGCACCGACGACGGGCGTATCTATCTCCCCAAGTCCGTCCGGAAGGAGTTCGGGGAGGAGTTCGAACTCATCGACCGGGGTGACCGTCTCGTTCTCGTTCCCGTTCCCGACGATCCGCTCGAGGCACTTCGCGAAGAGGCCCGCAAGAGCGACAAAACGGCCGACGAACTCAAAGAGGGCGCACTTGACGAAGCGCTCGAAGAGGCTGGACAGTGA
- a CDS encoding iron-containing alcohol dehydrogenase produces the protein MHGYEFGEPGSTPFRFTTTDTRFGDGVTADLDDVLERYGVSNPLIVTDRGVEDAGLLERVTDGIDAEPIVYYASTEPSTEDFENLPTAAVDGVVAVGGGSCLDTAKLAAVLLAHGGDPADYVGVDAVPGPIAPLIAVPTTSGTGSQATQTAVVTHDGVKRGASDEHLRPDVALVDPELTFGLPRAVTARSGFDAFVHALESLLARDYRWVEPRPITYQGANPVSRSLAWRALVLVHGSLERAVFDGDDREARRAMSLGSHLAGMAFSASGLGAVHALASTVGGMTDRPHGECLGASIRAGLTYNLPVRREEYTAVAAGLGVGSEEPEPEALIAECERLRDSIGLPGSFDEVGLERSDVDEIVENTLVQERRLATNPRTVTDELGEFLLEVELEE, from the coding sequence ATGCACGGATACGAGTTCGGCGAGCCCGGATCGACCCCGTTCCGGTTTACGACGACGGACACGCGGTTCGGCGACGGTGTCACGGCCGACCTGGACGACGTTCTCGAGCGCTACGGCGTCTCGAACCCCCTGATCGTCACCGACCGCGGCGTCGAGGACGCTGGCCTCCTCGAGCGCGTCACCGACGGAATCGACGCGGAACCGATCGTCTACTACGCCTCGACGGAACCCTCGACCGAGGACTTCGAGAATCTCCCGACCGCAGCGGTCGACGGCGTCGTCGCCGTCGGCGGGGGTTCCTGTCTCGACACGGCGAAACTCGCAGCGGTCCTGCTCGCCCACGGAGGCGACCCCGCAGACTACGTCGGCGTCGACGCAGTCCCCGGACCGATCGCGCCGCTAATCGCGGTCCCGACGACCAGCGGCACCGGCTCGCAGGCCACCCAGACGGCGGTCGTCACCCACGACGGCGTCAAACGCGGTGCCAGCGACGAACACCTCCGACCCGACGTGGCGCTGGTCGATCCCGAACTCACGTTCGGACTGCCGCGGGCGGTGACCGCACGCTCGGGCTTCGACGCGTTCGTCCACGCCCTCGAGTCGCTGCTTGCTCGCGACTATCGCTGGGTCGAGCCTCGGCCGATCACCTATCAGGGGGCGAATCCCGTCTCCCGGAGCCTCGCCTGGCGCGCGCTCGTGCTGGTACACGGCTCGCTCGAACGGGCCGTCTTCGACGGCGACGACCGCGAGGCCCGGCGCGCGATGAGTCTCGGCTCGCACCTGGCGGGAATGGCCTTCTCCGCATCCGGACTGGGAGCAGTCCACGCGCTGGCGAGTACGGTCGGCGGGATGACCGACCGCCCGCACGGCGAGTGTCTCGGTGCGTCGATCCGCGCTGGACTGACCTACAACCTGCCAGTGCGTCGCGAGGAGTATACCGCCGTCGCCGCCGGTCTCGGAGTCGGTAGCGAGGAACCCGAACCCGAGGCACTGATCGCCGAGTGCGAACGCCTCCGGGACTCGATCGGACTGCCAGGTTCGTTCGACGAGGTCGGCCTCGAGCGCTCCGACGTCGACGAAATCGTCGAGAACACGCTCGTTCAGGAGCGACGATTGGCGACGAATCCGCGAACCGTCACCGACGAGTTAGGGGAGTTCCTGCTCGAGGTCGAACTCGAGGAGTAG
- a CDS encoding DUF7351 domain-containing protein: MVGEDSTAELEETFSVVANDIRLDILWTLWEIYTDNPSPDPGSVPFSTLKDRVGVRDSGQFHYHLDELVPRFVTRHEDGYTLTYAGARIIGAAVSGIYTDTQTTLETTAADSCPDPSCEGELELGYHQGHVRATCNSCEERQIMSAPPILVGAHDVDRNPGLLGSFTLTQLQKTVRGFCHLCSGPVEGSVVQQSLDDEVETGENVEIVYECQECEAASYTAATTAILGHPAVVSLLYDAGIDYRKISPWHITRTLNSKERVNSEDPVRVEVTVSIADTKLTAILDENLTVLDCSEQ, translated from the coding sequence ATGGTCGGGGAAGATTCGACAGCGGAGCTCGAAGAGACGTTCAGCGTGGTCGCAAACGATATCCGACTCGACATTCTGTGGACGCTCTGGGAGATCTACACGGACAACCCATCTCCTGACCCCGGCTCTGTTCCGTTCTCGACACTCAAAGACCGGGTCGGTGTCCGGGATTCGGGTCAGTTCCACTACCACCTCGACGAGTTGGTTCCCCGGTTTGTCACACGTCACGAAGATGGCTACACCCTGACCTACGCCGGTGCACGAATCATCGGGGCAGCAGTCTCCGGTATCTACACTGATACGCAAACGACGCTCGAGACGACGGCGGCGGATTCTTGCCCAGATCCCTCCTGCGAGGGAGAGCTCGAACTCGGGTACCACCAGGGTCACGTGCGCGCCACCTGTAACTCCTGCGAGGAGAGACAAATCATGTCTGCTCCCCCGATTCTCGTCGGCGCACACGATGTCGACCGGAATCCGGGACTGCTCGGGTCGTTCACTCTGACGCAGCTCCAGAAGACCGTACGCGGGTTCTGCCATCTCTGTAGCGGTCCGGTCGAGGGAAGCGTAGTCCAGCAGTCCCTCGACGACGAGGTGGAGACCGGCGAGAACGTCGAGATCGTCTACGAATGCCAGGAGTGTGAAGCGGCGTCGTACACTGCTGCAACGACGGCAATTCTGGGCCATCCGGCCGTCGTGTCGCTGTTGTACGACGCAGGTATCGACTACCGAAAAATTTCGCCCTGGCACATCACGCGGACTCTCAACTCCAAAGAACGTGTCAACAGCGAGGATCCAGTCCGGGTAGAAGTTACGGTGTCGATCGCAGACACGAAACTAACTGCCATATTGGACGAGAATCTCACAGTTCTCGACTGTTCCGAGCAGTAG
- a CDS encoding DUF4013 domain-containing protein — MSSQNPGSDWESAASSDGTVQPSGGDDDGLFGFSISYPGRNGWKTVFIGGVLGLFFWLIVPALILAGYFVRTTKAAGEGRPEPPEFDDWGGMLVDGLGLFLVFIPVIVVYSLVVVVAMEVHLAAYLVASIALAYPLPAIYVNYSMSDSWLGAYDVSGLQTLVTDKTYVFGFLLYAFVINGIGVIVAMVLLGLSLLTIVGWIILWPMIYFYWYGIDASLWGRVYNRIHRA, encoded by the coding sequence ATGAGCTCACAGAACCCGGGTTCGGACTGGGAATCGGCAGCGAGTAGTGACGGAACCGTCCAGCCATCCGGTGGTGACGACGACGGATTGTTCGGCTTTTCGATCAGTTATCCCGGACGAAACGGGTGGAAAACCGTATTTATCGGCGGCGTCCTCGGACTGTTCTTCTGGTTGATCGTTCCGGCACTGATCCTCGCTGGCTACTTCGTTCGAACGACGAAAGCAGCGGGAGAGGGACGGCCCGAACCGCCAGAGTTCGACGACTGGGGCGGAATGCTGGTCGACGGGCTGGGGCTGTTTCTGGTGTTCATCCCCGTCATCGTCGTTTACAGCCTGGTCGTCGTCGTAGCCATGGAAGTCCACCTCGCGGCCTACCTCGTGGCCAGCATCGCGCTCGCCTACCCGTTGCCCGCGATTTACGTCAATTACTCGATGAGCGATTCCTGGCTCGGCGCTTACGACGTGTCGGGACTGCAGACCCTTGTTACGGACAAGACGTACGTATTCGGCTTTCTCCTGTACGCATTCGTCATCAACGGAATCGGTGTCATCGTGGCGATGGTCCTGCTCGGACTCTCGCTGTTGACGATCGTCGGCTGGATCATCCTCTGGCCGATGATCTACTTCTACTGGTACGGAATCGACGCGTCCCTCTGGGGGCGAGTCTACAACCGGATCCACCGAGCCTGA
- a CDS encoding GNAT family N-acetyltransferase — MSVNIDSRVVAPGSDDYVDEAWQLKERISSQEGVLKQRHDFFTDAYRRSKVHCYVFNDELVGFAAVRRDGYILFLAVAPECRGEGIGKRLVARVADDHDSITCHARTSNENALQFYEHLGFEIKRRIDDYYEDGGDAYYLKLGSDVGIADRISELMRR; from the coding sequence GTGAGCGTCAACATCGACAGTCGAGTCGTCGCGCCGGGGAGCGACGACTACGTCGACGAAGCCTGGCAGCTCAAGGAACGGATCAGTAGCCAGGAAGGGGTTCTCAAACAGCGCCACGACTTTTTCACCGACGCATACCGCCGCTCGAAGGTCCACTGTTACGTCTTCAACGACGAACTCGTCGGGTTCGCAGCCGTTCGGCGCGACGGCTACATTCTCTTTCTCGCGGTCGCACCCGAATGCCGCGGCGAGGGGATCGGCAAACGGTTGGTCGCTCGAGTCGCAGACGACCACGATTCGATCACCTGTCACGCCCGTACGAGCAACGAGAACGCCCTCCAGTTCTACGAACACCTCGGGTTCGAGATCAAACGGCGAATCGACGACTATTACGAGGACGGCGGCGACGCCTACTACCTGAAACTCGGTTCCGACGTCGGCATCGCCGACCGGATCTCCGAGTTGATGCGCCGGTAG
- a CDS encoding archease, with the protein MPFELRDHTADIAVEATGETLEDVFAAVADGLAAASCETMPDDGDGRFSVSVTAERREALLFDYLDELVYLRDVRNELPVEHRVESIDESDGGDWSLEASARGIPLTEITAREIKAVTYSEMRLERVDDGWEAYVVFDV; encoded by the coding sequence ATGCCGTTCGAACTGCGAGACCACACGGCCGACATCGCGGTCGAAGCGACCGGTGAGACGCTCGAGGACGTCTTCGCCGCGGTCGCCGACGGACTGGCGGCCGCGTCCTGCGAGACGATGCCCGACGACGGCGACGGCCGGTTTTCGGTGTCGGTAACCGCCGAACGTCGCGAGGCACTGCTGTTCGACTACCTGGACGAACTCGTCTACCTCAGGGACGTTCGGAACGAACTCCCCGTCGAGCACCGGGTCGAGTCGATCGACGAGTCCGACGGGGGTGACTGGTCGCTCGAGGCCAGCGCCCGCGGGATTCCGCTCACGGAAATCACCGCCCGCGAGATCAAGGCTGTGACGTACTCGGAGATGCGACTCGAGCGAGTCGACGACGGGTGGGAAGCCTACGTCGTCTTCGACGTCTGA
- a CDS encoding DUF58 domain-containing protein: MRTDRRTTFLFLGLAAFVGAIAVSSGLLTIGLSEMTVVVVSLAVLAIAYRSLSRRRGARTQIGTPEPERTVTVEVPGETVVDALSTFRRVSSRHGSVSRRISDGLRDAAVAVLTRFEGDSPETAERRLEDGTWTDDPLAAAFLSQKLEYTDDSIRARVGRFFGFEGSRFQSGVSHTVAEIAAIGYESDADADEGERNLPSYSYWRGSASNDEPSRRTTDDTADGIEPSRRAATGYWTGIGVVALTAVGIGAIAESPAVVLAGVVGVGYAGFARAFDPPTLDLSLERELSETHPEPGDEVDVTVTITNDGGGFVPDLRIVDGVPSGMVVTEGASRLGTALRPGESTTLEYTVTVQRGSHEFDPALVIARDLSRSTEREFFLGSEREAETTVVCEPELRPIATSVPIRATATSFAGRLTTADGGSGTTFHSVREYRPSDPLSRIDWNRRAKTGELTTVEFHEERSARVIVLVDARKAAYVAPTADGTHAVDRSITAAGRIGATLLEDGHSVGLAGIGPVGSGKQRRSSDEACWLAPASGRHHELQFRELLATHPQFDAAPPEREVPWLTQLRTLRRRLSAETGIVLLSPLCDGGSADVARRLEARGHPVTVVSPDPTADETAGQRLAQVARRVRRFDLERAGVRVVDWPDDESIDETFARYAHAGGGL; this comes from the coding sequence ATGAGGACCGACCGTCGTACCACGTTCCTGTTCCTGGGACTTGCCGCGTTCGTCGGCGCGATAGCGGTCAGTAGTGGCCTGCTGACGATCGGGCTGAGCGAGATGACCGTCGTGGTCGTCTCCCTGGCCGTGCTCGCGATCGCCTACCGGAGCCTCTCCCGGCGACGCGGCGCCCGGACACAGATCGGTACGCCGGAGCCGGAACGAACCGTTACCGTCGAGGTTCCCGGTGAAACGGTCGTCGACGCCCTCTCGACGTTCCGGCGCGTTTCCAGCCGCCACGGAAGCGTCAGTCGGCGGATCTCGGACGGGCTCCGGGACGCCGCCGTCGCCGTCCTCACCCGATTCGAGGGCGACTCGCCGGAGACGGCCGAACGGCGACTCGAGGACGGAACCTGGACCGACGACCCGCTCGCAGCCGCCTTTCTCTCGCAGAAACTCGAGTACACCGACGATTCGATCCGTGCTCGTGTCGGCCGGTTCTTCGGATTCGAGGGGTCGCGGTTCCAGTCGGGCGTCTCCCACACTGTCGCCGAGATCGCTGCGATCGGATACGAGTCCGATGCGGACGCCGACGAGGGGGAGCGGAACCTGCCGAGTTACAGCTACTGGCGCGGATCCGCTTCGAACGACGAACCGTCCCGGCGAACGACCGACGATACGGCCGACGGAATCGAGCCATCCCGACGGGCCGCGACCGGCTACTGGACCGGGATCGGCGTCGTCGCGCTGACTGCCGTCGGGATCGGCGCGATCGCCGAATCGCCGGCCGTCGTTCTCGCCGGCGTCGTCGGCGTCGGCTACGCGGGCTTTGCCCGGGCGTTCGACCCGCCGACGCTCGACCTCTCCCTCGAGCGCGAACTCAGCGAGACGCATCCGGAACCCGGCGACGAGGTCGACGTCACCGTCACGATCACGAACGACGGCGGCGGGTTCGTTCCCGACCTCCGGATCGTCGACGGCGTCCCCTCCGGGATGGTCGTCACCGAGGGGGCGAGTCGGCTCGGGACCGCGCTTCGCCCCGGCGAGTCGACGACGCTCGAGTACACCGTGACGGTCCAGCGAGGGAGCCACGAGTTCGACCCCGCGCTCGTGATCGCGCGCGACCTCTCGCGGTCGACGGAACGGGAGTTCTTCCTCGGCTCCGAACGCGAGGCGGAGACGACCGTCGTCTGCGAACCGGAACTGCGCCCGATCGCCACGTCGGTCCCGATACGGGCGACCGCGACGTCGTTTGCCGGCCGGCTGACGACCGCCGACGGCGGCTCCGGGACGACGTTTCACTCCGTTCGGGAGTACCGCCCCAGCGACCCGCTCTCGCGGATCGACTGGAACCGCCGCGCGAAGACCGGCGAACTGACGACGGTCGAGTTCCACGAGGAACGCTCGGCCCGCGTGATCGTTCTCGTCGACGCCCGGAAAGCAGCCTACGTCGCGCCGACAGCCGACGGCACCCACGCCGTCGACCGCTCGATCACCGCTGCAGGTCGAATCGGTGCCACCCTCTTAGAGGACGGCCACTCGGTCGGACTCGCCGGGATCGGGCCGGTCGGTTCGGGCAAGCAGCGCCGATCGAGCGACGAGGCCTGCTGGCTCGCTCCCGCCTCCGGACGCCACCACGAACTGCAGTTCCGGGAGTTGCTCGCGACGCATCCCCAGTTCGACGCCGCTCCGCCCGAGCGGGAGGTTCCGTGGCTCACCCAGTTGCGAACCCTTCGGCGGCGGCTCTCGGCCGAGACCGGGATCGTCCTGCTCTCGCCGCTGTGTGACGGCGGCTCGGCCGACGTCGCCCGCCGACTCGAGGCGCGTGGTCATCCAGTGACGGTCGTCAGCCCCGACCCGACCGCCGACGAAACTGCCGGCCAGCGACTGGCCCAGGTCGCCCGGCGCGTCCGTCGGTTCGACCTCGAGCGGGCCGGCGTCCGGGTCGTCGACTGGCCCGACGACGAATCGATCGACGAAACGTTCGCTCGGTATGCCCACGCCGGAGGTGGGCTCTAA
- a CDS encoding M48 family metalloprotease, translated as MSPSLLATADRGLAVRIGTSLLVLATLTVAFVWVTLRLLEWTGSLVSADLTHVSRSPLVLGLVTVGLLAAGTVYGYHRTLERTGAEPTPRDDRPELYAIADRLAASAGVPTPTIAVIDSDVPNSLAVGRPSNATIVVSTALLEALSDDELEAVLAHEVAHVANRDALVMELAGALAGITETIVRVSNCLRDWAIDFSDGHWRKRPGEALWIAGISVVTFTVAAPFWIGARSVHRLLSQYRELAADRAGAVLAGSPGALASALVTLEEATPQDADLRARDGTQAMCILPQAFELEEDESEDEEFYLRDVDYQFSGSSGDESTDGEDESSEWFDDGPIDAGEYEFRSRSTLDRATEAVDASRSLRFPNTHPSIDERYDRLLELESS; from the coding sequence GTGAGTCCCTCCCTGCTCGCTACTGCCGATCGTGGTCTCGCCGTCCGGATCGGCACGTCGTTGCTCGTCCTCGCGACACTGACCGTCGCGTTCGTCTGGGTCACTCTTCGGCTGCTCGAGTGGACGGGTTCACTCGTCTCGGCCGACCTGACACACGTGAGCAGGTCGCCGCTCGTCCTCGGCCTGGTGACGGTCGGGCTGCTGGCTGCCGGGACCGTCTACGGCTACCACCGAACGCTCGAGCGGACTGGAGCCGAACCGACGCCGCGGGATGATCGCCCGGAACTGTACGCGATCGCCGACCGGCTCGCAGCCAGCGCTGGCGTTCCGACGCCGACGATCGCGGTGATCGACAGCGACGTGCCGAACTCGCTCGCGGTCGGGCGGCCGTCGAACGCGACGATCGTCGTCTCGACGGCGTTGCTCGAGGCGCTGTCGGACGACGAACTCGAGGCCGTCCTCGCCCACGAGGTTGCACACGTCGCGAACCGCGACGCGCTCGTCATGGAACTGGCCGGCGCGCTCGCCGGGATCACCGAGACGATCGTCCGGGTGAGTAACTGTCTTCGCGACTGGGCGATCGACTTCTCCGACGGCCACTGGCGCAAGCGCCCCGGCGAAGCGCTCTGGATCGCGGGAATCTCCGTCGTCACGTTCACGGTCGCGGCACCGTTCTGGATCGGCGCCCGCAGCGTTCATCGTCTGCTCTCGCAGTACCGCGAACTCGCAGCCGACCGTGCAGGTGCCGTGCTGGCCGGATCGCCCGGTGCGCTCGCGAGCGCACTCGTCACGCTCGAGGAGGCGACACCGCAAGACGCGGACCTCCGGGCACGCGACGGGACGCAGGCGATGTGTATCCTGCCACAGGCGTTCGAACTCGAGGAAGACGAGTCGGAGGACGAAGAGTTCTACCTTCGGGACGTCGACTACCAGTTCTCCGGATCGAGTGGGGATGAGTCGACCGACGGCGAGGACGAGTCGTCGGAGTGGTTCGACGACGGGCCGATCGACGCGGGGGAGTACGAGTTCCGGTCCCGATCGACGCTCGACCGGGCGACCGAGGCGGTAGACGCGAGCCGGTCACTTCGGTTTCCGAACACGCATCCGTCGATCGACGAGCGGTACGATCGGCTGCTCGAACTCGAGAGTAGCTAG
- a CDS encoding winged helix-turn-helix domain-containing protein codes for MAEFTSDVAIEDVAVRDTNVSSAVDEPIRAMILDMLAEEALSVSDLDERLERRGYDRTLNTVRHHVNELRDAGLVEVARLEERGGGTTKYYRANTIVLSYAIPDDRREDVAAMAAEIAPEIAEIVSELEADHGESIERIADEMAPCEHCRSQKYETYLLLTILRRGFVEGVVRDRNGSANGNE; via the coding sequence ATGGCAGAATTCACGTCGGACGTCGCGATCGAAGACGTCGCGGTCCGGGACACGAACGTCTCGAGTGCGGTCGACGAACCGATCCGGGCGATGATCCTGGACATGCTCGCAGAGGAAGCACTCTCGGTGTCGGACCTCGACGAGCGACTCGAGCGCCGGGGGTACGACCGGACGCTCAACACGGTCCGGCACCACGTCAACGAACTACGGGACGCCGGTCTCGTCGAGGTCGCGCGACTCGAGGAACGCGGCGGTGGAACGACCAAGTACTACCGGGCGAACACCATCGTTCTTTCGTACGCGATCCCCGACGACCGCCGAGAGGACGTCGCGGCGATGGCCGCCGAGATCGCACCCGAGATTGCGGAGATCGTCTCGGAACTCGAGGCCGACCACGGCGAGAGTATCGAACGGATCGCCGACGAGATGGCTCCCTGCGAGCACTGCCGGAGCCAGAAGTACGAGACGTACCTGCTGTTGACGATCCTGCGACGCGGGTTCGTCGAGGGCGTCGTTCGGGATCGGAACGGGTCCGCGAACGGAAACGAGTAG
- a CDS encoding RtcB family protein, which produces MSKSTYDADGITLEQVREYVWEIPQEGDMRAPARVLASEALLDEIKEDKTLEQIKNTTHLPGITNYAICMPDGHQGYGFPVGGVGALDAENGCISPGAVGYDINCGVRMMRTNLTYDELQGHEEELVDSLFANVPSGLGGGGIVEAGVDTVDEVLERGVEWAVENGHGVEGDLLHCEDEGHREEADASKISQKAKDRGKNQIGSLGSGNHFLEVQRVTDVFDEKVGEAYGLEEDQIVVLIHCGSRGLGHQTCNDYLRKIEQQHQGLLNQLPDKELAAAPAGSQLADDYYKAMNAAINFAWVNRQLIMHRTRQVFERVFDRPWEEMEMDLLYDVAHNIAKKETHEVDGEQRELFVHRKGATRAFPAGHPEVPKAYRDVGQPVIIPGSMGAGNYVLRGGENSMDLTFGSTAHGAGRLMSRTQAKDEFWGGDVQQQLEEQDQIYVKAQSGATVAEEAPGVYKDVDEVVRVSDALGIGDKVARTFPVCNIKG; this is translated from the coding sequence ATGAGCAAATCCACCTACGACGCCGACGGTATCACGCTCGAGCAGGTGCGTGAGTACGTCTGGGAGATCCCACAGGAGGGCGATATGCGAGCGCCCGCACGAGTGCTCGCGAGCGAGGCGCTGCTCGACGAGATCAAGGAGGACAAGACCCTAGAGCAGATCAAGAACACGACCCACCTGCCGGGGATCACGAACTACGCGATCTGTATGCCCGACGGTCACCAGGGGTACGGCTTCCCCGTCGGTGGGGTCGGCGCACTCGACGCCGAAAACGGCTGTATTTCGCCGGGAGCGGTCGGCTACGACATCAACTGCGGCGTCCGGATGATGCGGACGAACCTCACCTACGACGAGTTGCAAGGTCACGAGGAGGAACTCGTCGACTCGCTGTTCGCCAACGTTCCGTCGGGGCTGGGCGGCGGCGGCATCGTCGAAGCCGGCGTCGACACCGTCGACGAGGTCCTCGAGCGAGGCGTCGAGTGGGCCGTCGAGAACGGTCACGGCGTCGAGGGAGACCTGCTGCACTGCGAGGACGAAGGCCACCGGGAGGAGGCCGACGCGTCGAAGATCAGCCAGAAGGCAAAGGACCGCGGGAAGAACCAGATCGGCTCGCTTGGCTCGGGTAACCACTTCCTCGAGGTCCAGCGCGTTACCGACGTCTTCGACGAGAAGGTCGGCGAGGCCTACGGTCTCGAGGAGGACCAGATCGTCGTCCTCATCCACTGCGGATCGCGGGGACTGGGTCACCAGACCTGCAACGACTACCTGCGGAAGATCGAACAGCAACATCAGGGGCTGCTGAATCAGCTTCCAGACAAGGAATTGGCCGCGGCACCTGCAGGATCGCAACTCGCCGACGACTACTACAAGGCGATGAACGCCGCGATCAACTTCGCGTGGGTCAACCGCCAGCTGATCATGCACCGCACGCGGCAGGTGTTCGAGCGCGTCTTCGACCGCCCCTGGGAAGAGATGGAGATGGATCTCCTGTACGACGTAGCTCACAACATCGCAAAGAAGGAAACCCACGAAGTCGACGGGGAACAGCGGGAACTCTTCGTCCACCGCAAGGGCGCGACTCGAGCCTTCCCCGCCGGCCACCCCGAGGTCCCGAAGGCCTACCGCGACGTCGGCCAGCCGGTCATCATCCCCGGCAGCATGGGCGCAGGTAACTATGTCCTCCGTGGCGGCGAGAACTCGATGGACCTCACCTTCGGCTCCACCGCCCACGGCGCAGGTCGGCTGATGAGTCGCACCCAGGCCAAAGACGAGTTCTGGGGCGGGGACGTCCAGCAGCAACTCGAGGAGCAAGACCAGATCTACGTCAAGGCCCAGTCCGGAGCGACGGTCGCCGAGGAGGCGCCGGGCGTCTACAAGGACGTCGACGAGGTCGTCCGCGTCTCGGACGCGCTGGGCATCGGCGACAAGGTGGCACGGACGTTCCCCGTCTGTAACATCAAGGGCTGA
- a CDS encoding DUF7519 family protein, producing the protein MSDADDPAVDDVDVGRPDPDEGVDLTRKPTIASSVAAVVTATVAALVAGLVSVTALGVGVAGVVVLAVGLAIGNRDAVDVGALVVFLGILLAGLQGGATAVEPTLVGTIATVLAWDRAHAAIDLGEQLGREPPTLRLEAVGFASSLLVGLLAGTFGYAVYVFGGGGQPVPALVLLLLAALFITIGLGAGKERGDWRSSRGY; encoded by the coding sequence ATGAGCGACGCCGACGACCCGGCCGTCGACGACGTGGACGTCGGGCGTCCGGATCCCGACGAAGGCGTCGACCTCACACGTAAACCGACGATCGCCTCGAGCGTCGCCGCCGTCGTCACCGCGACCGTCGCGGCGCTCGTCGCCGGTCTCGTCTCCGTCACTGCACTCGGGGTCGGCGTCGCTGGCGTCGTCGTCCTCGCCGTCGGCCTCGCGATTGGAAACCGGGACGCCGTCGACGTCGGCGCGCTCGTCGTCTTCCTGGGCATCCTGCTCGCTGGCCTCCAGGGTGGTGCAACCGCAGTCGAACCGACGCTCGTCGGTACGATCGCGACGGTTCTCGCCTGGGACCGCGCCCACGCCGCGATCGACCTCGGCGAGCAACTCGGCCGCGAACCACCGACGCTCCGCCTCGAGGCCGTCGGCTTCGCCTCGAGTCTCCTGGTCGGGCTACTGGCGGGCACGTTCGGCTACGCCGTCTACGTCTTCGGTGGCGGCGGCCAGCCCGTTCCCGCGCTCGTGTTGCTGTTGCTCGCGGCGCTTTTCATCACGATCGGGTTAGGTGCCGGGAAGGAACGGGGAGACTGGCGCTCGAGTCGCGGGTACTAG